CCGCCTTGTTTGTGAAGGTCACTGCGCAGATCGAAGACGGTTTGAGCCCGCGGCGCATCAAGGCCACGATACGGTTGACAATGACCCCGGTTTTGCCAGAACCCGCGCCGGCCAGCACCAGAAGTGGGCCTTCGCCGTGGTCGACGCAGGCGGCTTGCATGTCGTTCAGCGGGTAGGCCACAGGCCAGTTTACTAATGTGACATAATGCGGCGATCAGAAGTGGGCATCTGTTAGGTGACTCGGCGGGAACTCGCTGGTGCGATTTTTTTCCGCAATTTTCGGCGCTAATCGGCGCAAATTCCCCCGCGAATCGGTAACGATTCGCTCTGCAAGTGGCGAAGACGCCAGAATTCACGCCGATTTTTCGCCTCGCGGCGAAATCGCCCCGAAAATTGCGAAAAAAAAACGCCCAATGTTATAGCTTCGCGAGTTCCCGCCGAGTCCCTTAGACTTTGTAGCGGAATATCGGTTCGAGATCTGAGGCGCCATTCAGGCTGATCGGAAGCTCCTTTATATATCCCGTGCCGAGGTCGACGACCCAACCGTGAATTTCGAGCTGGCGCTTTTTCCACGCTTTTTGAATGATCGAGGTCATCGCCAGATTTCTCACCTGTTCGCGTACATTCAGTTCAACGAGCAGTCTTTCGCGCATTTTTGTGTCTCCGATGCGCTCGAGCTCGGCTACATTGGCGCTGTAGACTTCTTTGATCTGCCGCAGCCAGTTATTGACGAGACCGACATCGGCATTTTTCATCGCGGTCGCAACGCCACCGCATTCATAGTGACCGCAAACGATGACCTGCTTGACCTGCAGCACCTCGACGGCATACTGCAATACAGAAAGCATGTTGAGGTCGGTGTGCACAACCAAATTGGCGATATTCCGGTGCATGAATATTTCGCCTGGCTGAGTTTTCGTAATTTCATTCGGCGGCACCCGGCTGTCTGCGCAGCCTATCCACAGAATCTGGGGCGCCTGGCCGCGTGCGAGCTTTTCGAAATAGAGACGGTCGCGCGCCAGGCTTTCTTCAACCCACTGCCTGTTGCCGTAGAGCATCTTGCGATAGGTAACGTTCTTCAGGCTCTTTAGATCTTTGCGGTCTGGAATATAGGGAATGTTATTCTTCACGATCGAAATCTGGCGATTCTGCGCGCCCGCCTGAAATTCATTAATGACTTCTGCGATATCGTGGTGAACCGACTGCGTGCTGTCGGCGATCAGGTTCACCCGGGAGCCGCTCGGTATTTTGCGCAGCTCTTCGCTGAGGCCTGCTCTGTGGATAAAACTAATCGAATCGCCGAGGCGGATTGTGTAGACATTGTTCTGCTGAGAACTGTAGAAGCCTTTTTGATACGTCCCTTTCAGAATGAAGGCAAGGGCGACCAAAAAGCCTATCGCCGCACCCGTGATAATGTCGGTGAAGATTACCGCCACGAATGTCGCCAGAAACGGCAGAAAATGTTCACGGCCCGCGACCCATTGTTCTTTGAAAACAGTATAGCTCGTCAGGCGGTAGCCGACGACTGCGATAATAACCGCAAAGGTTGTCAGCGGAATCAGTTTAAAAAATGGCGCAATCAGCAGAGTCGCCGCGAGCAGCAGCAGACCGTGTATAATCACCGAGATGCGGCTTGTCGCACCGGCCTTTGCGTTTGCGATTGTGCCGATCAAGACTGTTGTCAACGGCAGGCCGCCGAAAAGACCGCAGAGAACGTTACCGATACCCTGCGCCAGCAGGTCGCGGTTCTTGTCGCAGACACGCCGCTGCGGGTCGATTTTGTCGCTCGCTTCGAGTCCGATGAGCGATTTGGTGCTCGCCAGCAGAGAGATGACAACCGCAGTTTTCCAGATTTCAGGTTTTTGCAGCTGCTGCGCAAAGTTCAGCGTATAAAAGTGCGAAAAAAGATCTTTCGGCCCAATATTACCGGGCAGGCGCAGCAGGTGAGATTCGCCGACCTGGTTCAGCCACGCGACATGCCCGGCAAGCTCGTTCACGGCAATACCCAACACGACAGCCACGAGCGCACCGGGAACAGCAGCCAGTCTCTTATAGCGTGTCGCGATTTGTTTTTCCCAGACGAGCATGCCGCTCAGCGAAACGGCAGAAATCAAGAAGGTCGTCGCATTCATATAACCGGTCATGAACCACAGTTCGGTGAAGGTGTTACGTCCATCGCCCTGTGTGAACTGCAGGTCTCCGATAAAGTCGCCGTCATAGCCGAAAACGTGCGGAATCTGTTTCAGAACTATGATAATCCCCACTGCAGCCAGAAGTCCCCTG
The sequence above is a segment of the Turneriella parva DSM 21527 genome. Coding sequences within it:
- a CDS encoding carbonic anhydrase encodes the protein MSSAIKQNIPSAIVLFLVALPLCLGIAQSQGAPPIAGLITGIVGGIVVGALGASPLSIAGPSAGLSMVVISGIAATGGFQAFSVAVIIAGAIQMGLAWLKFGMFSKFIPGSVIRGLLAAVGIIIVLKQIPHVFGYDGDFIGDLQFTQGDGRNTFTELWFMTGYMNATTFLISAVSLSGMLVWEKQIATRYKRLAAVPGALVAVVLGIAVNELAGHVAWLNQVGESHLLRLPGNIGPKDLFSHFYTLNFAQQLQKPEIWKTAVVISLLASTKSLIGLEASDKIDPQRRVCDKNRDLLAQGIGNVLCGLFGGLPLTTVLIGTIANAKAGATSRISVIIHGLLLLAATLLIAPFFKLIPLTTFAVIIAVVGYRLTSYTVFKEQWVAGREHFLPFLATFVAVIFTDIITGAAIGFLVALAFILKGTYQKGFYSSQQNNVYTIRLGDSISFIHRAGLSEELRKIPSGSRVNLIADSTQSVHHDIAEVINEFQAGAQNRQISIVKNNIPYIPDRKDLKSLKNVTYRKMLYGNRQWVEESLARDRLYFEKLARGQAPQILWIGCADSRVPPNEITKTQPGEIFMHRNIANLVVHTDLNMLSVLQYAVEVLQVKQVIVCGHYECGGVATAMKNADVGLVNNWLRQIKEVYSANVAELERIGDTKMRERLLVELNVREQVRNLAMTSIIQKAWKKRQLEIHGWVVDLGTGYIKELPISLNGASDLEPIFRYKV